One window from the genome of Paraclostridium sordellii encodes:
- a CDS encoding basic amino acid/polyamine antiporter — protein MSDKSSSSKAKDNSTKKLGVVALAGVVISAMLGGGVYNLPQNMAQHASAGAILIAWIITGFGMWFIANTFRVLAAARPDVTTGIYAYGELGFGKFTGFLMAWGYWICNSFANVGYAVLLMDSLNYFFPSYFTGGNNWLSIVCGSIVLWIIYFAVLSGVKQAAFLNVIGTIGKLVPLAIFILVLAISFKVSLFFTDFWGLKTVVSVHDSALGGLLPQVKSTMLVTLWVFTGIEGAVVVSGRAKSQKDVGKATFLGFLICLLLYTALSLLPLGVVPQGTVSKMAPPSTAAVLMTVMGKWGSIIMNIGVIIAILSSWLIWTVMLSELPYAAAKGGTFPKVFTKENKNEAPSFSLLASTIVMQIILICVHFTGNAWNMMLSITSVMALPCYIASTLYLYKISSKDDTYPKKIFASRTYAYVTAIIGTIYGLWLLYAAGLEYLLISLVIYAIGIPVFKKARRETEPNKPEFTKIERYVAIGLIVLGIVGLIYLFKFM, from the coding sequence ATGAGCGATAAAAGTAGCAGTAGTAAAGCGAAAGATAATAGCACTAAAAAGCTTGGTGTAGTTGCTCTAGCAGGCGTAGTAATAAGTGCTATGCTAGGTGGTGGGGTTTATAATCTACCACAAAATATGGCTCAACATGCATCTGCCGGTGCAATATTAATTGCATGGATAATAACTGGTTTTGGTATGTGGTTTATTGCAAATACATTTAGAGTGCTTGCAGCAGCCAGACCAGATGTAACAACTGGTATATATGCTTATGGAGAGTTAGGATTTGGTAAATTTACAGGGTTTCTAATGGCGTGGGGGTACTGGATATGTAACTCTTTTGCTAATGTAGGGTATGCAGTACTATTAATGGATTCACTTAACTATTTCTTCCCATCATATTTTACAGGAGGGAATAACTGGTTATCTATTGTTTGTGGATCGATTGTACTATGGATTATTTATTTTGCAGTTTTATCAGGAGTTAAACAAGCTGCATTTTTAAATGTAATAGGAACAATTGGTAAATTAGTTCCACTGGCTATATTTATATTAGTATTAGCTATATCATTTAAAGTTTCACTTTTCTTTACAGACTTCTGGGGATTAAAAACAGTTGTATCAGTACATGATAGTGCTCTAGGTGGATTATTGCCTCAGGTTAAGAGTACTATGCTTGTAACCTTATGGGTATTTACAGGTATAGAAGGGGCAGTTGTTGTATCTGGTAGAGCTAAGTCACAAAAAGATGTTGGTAAAGCCACATTTTTAGGGTTCTTAATTTGTCTTTTATTATATACAGCACTTTCATTATTACCACTTGGTGTAGTTCCTCAAGGAACTGTATCAAAAATGGCGCCTCCATCAACTGCTGCAGTTTTAATGACTGTAATGGGTAAATGGGGTAGCATAATAATGAATATAGGTGTAATTATAGCAATTTTAAGTTCTTGGCTTATATGGACAGTTATGTTGTCAGAACTACCATACGCAGCAGCTAAAGGAGGAACATTCCCTAAAGTATTTACAAAAGAAAATAAAAATGAAGCACCATCATTTTCATTGCTTGCATCAACCATTGTAATGCAAATAATATTAATATGTGTTCACTTTACAGGAAATGCTTGGAATATGATGTTAAGTATAACAAGTGTTATGGCACTACCTTGTTATATTGCTTCAACTTTATATCTATATAAAATATCTTCAAAAGATGATACTTATCCTAAAAAAATATTTGCAAGTCGTACTTATGCATATGTAACTGCTATAATTGGTACTATCTATGGATTGTGGTTATTATACGCAGCAGGACTTGAATATTTATTAATATCACTTGTTATTTATGCGATAGGTATCCCGGTATTTAAAAAAGCAAGAAGAGAAACAGAACCAAATAAACCTGAATTTACTAAGATAGAAAGATATGTTGCTATAGGGCTAATAGTGCTTGGAATAGTAGGTTTAATATATTTATTTAAATTTATGTAA
- a CDS encoding Cof-type HAD-IIB family hydrolase: MAIKLICIDMDGTLLMDQQNISEENKSAIKKAVSQGVHVAITTGRVYNCAKLYSDDIGLKTPIIASNGAFIGGSNGEVIYNNPLTPNEVKDFLSTSKKYGLFSYLTANFGIVSTDELPEDHIYKVLNNRLKDDEKIKFKVINSIDEAFNMYPNELLKGVCLEKHNIEKLIQAKNELKKLNPELEIVSSWDDNFEIMKKGSSKGEAVSQLAKYFNLKRDEIMCIGDSENDLSMIEYAGIGVAMGNAIDKVKKSAQYITAPNTDSGVAKAIEKFVLK, translated from the coding sequence ATGGCTATAAAATTAATATGTATAGATATGGATGGTACACTTTTAATGGACCAACAAAATATATCTGAAGAAAATAAATCTGCTATTAAAAAGGCTGTTTCCCAAGGGGTTCATGTTGCTATAACTACTGGAAGAGTTTATAACTGTGCTAAATTATACTCAGATGATATTGGGTTAAAGACACCAATAATAGCATCTAATGGAGCTTTTATTGGTGGAAGTAATGGTGAGGTTATTTATAACAATCCTTTAACACCTAATGAAGTTAAAGATTTTCTAAGTACATCAAAAAAATATGGATTGTTTTCTTATTTAACTGCGAACTTTGGAATTGTATCAACCGATGAACTGCCAGAGGATCATATTTATAAAGTTCTAAATAACCGTCTAAAAGATGATGAAAAGATTAAATTTAAAGTTATAAATAGTATAGATGAAGCTTTTAATATGTATCCAAATGAACTTTTAAAAGGTGTTTGTTTAGAAAAACATAATATAGAAAAATTAATACAAGCTAAAAATGAGTTAAAAAAATTGAATCCCGAACTTGAAATAGTATCTTCTTGGGATGATAATTTTGAGATTATGAAAAAAGGAAGTTCTAAAGGAGAAGCCGTATCCCAGCTTGCTAAATATTTCAATTTAAAAAGAGATGAAATTATGTGTATAGGTGATAGCGAAAATGACTTATCAATGATTGAATATGCAGGAATTGGAGTTGCTATGGGAAATGCAATTGATAAAGTAAAAAAATCAGCTCAGTATATAACAGCACCAAATACAGATTCAGGAGTTGCTAAGGCTATAGAAAAGTTTGTATTAAAATAA
- the hdcA gene encoding histidine decarboxylase, pyruvoyl type, whose translation MNKNLESQRNQTIGVGPRKVRKVRAAKVDKTAISPYNRYCDGYGMPGAYGNGYVSVLTVSVGTVKKTDDFLLDGIVSYDRAEINDAYVGQINMLTASSFCGIAGQIWGYDLATHLNIANEEEKPLFDVEQFDGTPLHVYDAKPLLEAGIELFGTEKNRRFPTVPGAHVICANKSVTSYRPKENRPLTEGEAYGVWSFIAISLSNDRDNCADLFIEDAGLWTKNDSEEDLRKFLEKHRKAVAWSVKECGRDSHVVFDRTYVGFAYTIMKPGEIGNALTCAPYVTLARDAVPESGFSSLNQLTLNDWLDEMDFKPLTECTQK comes from the coding sequence ATGAATAAGAATTTAGAGTCACAAAGGAATCAAACTATAGGGGTTGGACCTAGGAAGGTAAGAAAAGTAAGAGCGGCTAAAGTAGATAAAACAGCTATAAGTCCATATAATCGTTATTGTGATGGATACGGAATGCCAGGAGCTTATGGAAACGGATATGTTTCAGTTCTTACAGTTTCTGTTGGAACAGTAAAAAAAACAGACGATTTCCTATTAGATGGAATAGTTTCATATGATAGAGCGGAGATAAATGATGCATATGTTGGTCAAATAAACATGCTTACAGCTTCATCTTTTTGTGGGATAGCAGGACAAATATGGGGGTATGATTTAGCAACACATCTTAATATAGCAAATGAAGAAGAAAAACCATTATTTGATGTTGAACAATTTGATGGAACACCACTTCATGTATATGATGCAAAACCTTTATTAGAAGCAGGCATTGAATTATTTGGTACAGAAAAAAATAGACGTTTCCCAACAGTACCAGGAGCTCATGTAATATGTGCAAATAAAAGTGTTACATCTTATAGACCAAAAGAAAATAGACCTTTAACAGAAGGAGAAGCTTACGGAGTTTGGTCATTTATAGCAATTTCATTATCAAACGACAGAGATAATTGTGCGGATTTATTTATAGAGGATGCGGGACTTTGGACAAAAAATGATAGTGAAGAAGATTTAAGAAAATTCTTAGAAAAACATAGAAAAGCAGTTGCTTGGTCAGTTAAAGAGTGCGGTAGAGATTCACATGTAGTATTTGACAGAACTTATGTAGGATTTGCATATACAATAATGAAACCGGGTGAAATAGGAAATGCATTAACTTGTGCACCATATGTAACTTTAGCAAGAGATGCAGTGCCTGAAAGCGGATTCTCAAGTTTAAATCAATTAACACTTAATGATTGGCTAGATGAAATGGACTTTAAACCATTAACAGAATGTACTCAAAAATAA
- a CDS encoding L-lactate dehydrogenase, whose amino-acid sequence MALKSRKIAIIGTGLVGSSCGFALVNQCVCDELLMIDINEEKAKGEAWDLVHGVEYMSQRTKVRQAKFEDCKDVDIIIFTAGAAPKPGQTRLDTLGVSAAICDSVVKEVMKSGFNGIFVIASNPVDIIAYHIWKLSGLPKNKVIGTGTTIDSARLKNFLSQHLDGIDPRSIHAYSMGEHGDSQMVPWSNVNVAGKSLLKILDENEKLKSEMDLDELVEKTAKAGWEVYNRKGTTYYGIAAAVVGIIKSIFSDEKKILPVSSLLEGEYGETNIYTGVPTIIGKDGAEKVFEIDMTDEEEAKFKKSNDVLREFAKTIGY is encoded by the coding sequence ATGGCATTAAAATCAAGAAAAATTGCAATCATAGGAACAGGATTAGTTGGTTCGAGTTGTGGATTTGCGTTAGTTAACCAATGTGTTTGTGATGAATTACTAATGATTGATATAAATGAAGAAAAAGCTAAAGGAGAAGCTTGGGATTTAGTACATGGTGTGGAATATATGTCTCAAAGAACAAAAGTAAGACAAGCTAAATTTGAAGATTGTAAAGATGTAGATATTATAATCTTTACAGCTGGAGCAGCTCCAAAGCCAGGACAAACTAGATTAGATACACTAGGTGTGAGTGCAGCTATATGTGATTCAGTAGTAAAGGAAGTTATGAAATCTGGATTTAATGGAATATTCGTAATAGCTTCAAATCCAGTAGATATAATAGCATATCATATATGGAAATTATCAGGACTACCTAAAAATAAAGTAATAGGAACAGGTACAACTATTGATTCTGCAAGATTAAAGAATTTCTTATCACAACATTTAGATGGAATTGATCCAAGATCTATACATGCATACTCTATGGGTGAACATGGAGATTCACAAATGGTACCTTGGTCAAATGTAAATGTAGCAGGTAAATCTCTATTAAAAATATTAGATGAAAATGAAAAGCTTAAGTCAGAGATGGATTTAGATGAATTAGTAGAAAAAACTGCAAAAGCAGGTTGGGAAGTTTACAATAGAAAAGGTACTACTTATTATGGTATTGCAGCTGCTGTCGTAGGTATAATAAAATCTATATTTAGTGACGAGAAGAAAATACTTCCAGTTTCATCTTTGCTTGAAGGAGAATATGGAGAGACTAATATATATACAGGAGTTCCAACTATAATAGGTAAAGATGGAGCAGAAAAAGTTTTTGAAATTGATATGACAGATGAAGAAGAAGCTAAATTTAAAAAATCAAATGATGTTTTAAGAGAATTTGCAAAAACTATAGGATATTAA